Proteins found in one Magnolia sinica isolate HGM2019 chromosome 5, MsV1, whole genome shotgun sequence genomic segment:
- the LOC131245132 gene encoding pentatricopeptide repeat-containing protein At3g53360, mitochondrial: MLSKFEHQRLFSRSCHTHFKTQQSSNDYISSLCKQNLFKQALHAFDFVRNNTRFCISLSTYARLLLASSSLKSLEHGRRVHDHLLGSNSRADVVLHNHILNMYGKCGSLADARKVFDGMPERNVVSWTSMIAGYSQKHQEEEAVRFYFGMRRSGLVPDQFTFGSMIRACSGMVDVELGRQLHGHVVKSEFGTDSIVQNALIAMYSKFDRIDDAVGVFERIEMKDLISWGSMISGFAQQGCELEALSLFKEMLELGVYFPNEFVFGSVFSACSGLLQLEHGKQTHGLSIKFGLGRDCFAGCSLSDMYAKCGCLDSARKAFGQVHMPDLVSWNAIIAGFSYEDDINEAMLLFSQMRDSGLKPDQITVRCLLCACTSYATLSQGQQIHSYIVKMGLDLDVPVCNTLLTMYAKCSDLSDAFKAFEEIKSGRDSVSWNAILTSCMQHDHMDNVLRLIRLMHCSENKLDQITISNALGACAHLATLEMGNQVHGCAVKMGLEVDLSVANGLIDMYAKCGSLEDAQKLFKLMSNPDVISWSSLIVGYAHFGYGNEALELFSDMRHLGIKPNHVTFVGVLSACSRVGLVDEGFRYYKAMVAEHGIVPTREHCSCMVDLLARAGRLREAERFINQMPFDPDIVVWKTLLSACRTHGDVELGKRAAENILKLDPSNSAAHVLLCNIYALKGYWDDAARLRKLMKSRGVRKHPGQSWIEIRDKVHVFLVEDKSHPEANEIYGMLGELRLQMREAGYIPTQKISFERLLA, translated from the coding sequence ATGCTTTCAAAATTCGAACACCAACGGCTATTTAGTCGCAGCTGCCACACCCACTTCAAAACCCAACAGTCGAGCAACGATTATATCAGCTCGTTGTGCAAGCAAAATCTCTTCAAACAAGCTCTCCATGCTTTCGATTTCGTCCGGAACAATACCCGTTTCTGTATAAGTCTCAGCACTTATGCCCGTCTGCTCCTCGCCTCTTCTTCTTTAAAGTCCCTCGAGCATGGCCGGAGAGTCCATGATCATTTGCTGGGGTCTAATTCTCGCGCCGATGTCGTCCTCCACAATCACATTCTCAATATGTATGGGAAATGCGGGTCATTGGCTGATGCACGGAAGGTGTTCGACGGAATGCCTGAGAGGAATGTTGTCTCTTGGACTTCGATGATTGCTGGGTATTCCCAGAAACATCAGGAGGAGGAAGCAGTTAGGTTTTATTTTGGGATGCGACGTTCAGGTCTCGTGCCTGATCAGTTTACGTTCGGAAGCATGATTAGAGCGTGCTCGGGTATGGTCGATGTCGAGTTGGGGAGGCAGCTGCATGGTCATGTGGTTAAATCCGAATTCGGGACTGATTCGATTGTTCAAAATGCTCTCATTGCGATGTACTCAAAATTTGATAGAATTGACGATGCAGTTGGTGTTTTTGAGAGAATTGAGATGAAGGATTTGATTTCTTGGGGTTCGATGATTTCTGGCTTTGCTCAACAGGGCTGTGAATTAGAAGCACTGAGCCTTTTCAAGGAAATGCTTGAGTTGGGTGTCTACTTTCCTAATGAGTTTGTATTTGGGAGTGTTTTTAGCGCGTGTAGTGGGCTTTTACAATTGGAGCATGGGAAACAGACGCATGGGTTAAGCATAAAGTTTGGGTTAGGAAGAGATTGCTTTGCTGGTTGTTCCCTTAGCGACATGTATGCGAAATGTGGATGCTTAGATTCTGCGAGGAAGGCTTTCGGTCAAGTCCATATGCCTGATTTAGTCTCATGGAATGCAATTATAGCTGGATTTTCTTACGAGGATGACATCAATGAGGCCATGCTTCTCTTTTCACAGATGAGGGATTCGGGCTTAAAACCGGATCAGATCACTGTCCGCTGCTTGCTCTGCGCATGCACAAGTTACGCTACTCTGAGTCAAGGACAACAGATTCATTCCTACATTGTCAAAATGGGCTTAGACTTGGATGTTCCTGTCTGTAACACTCTCCTCACCATGTATGCAAAGTGCTCTGATCTGTCCGATGCATTCAAAGCCTTTGAGGAGATAAAAAGTGGCAGAGACTCAGTTTCCTGGAATGCAATTCTTACTTCATGTATGCAGCACGATCATATGGACAATGTTCTTCGACTAATAAGATTGATGCACTGTTCTGAAAACAAGCTCGATCAGATCACCATAAGCAATGCATTGGGTGCTTGCGCTCACTTGGCTACTCTAGAAATGGGGAATCAAGTTCATGGCTGTGCTGTGAAGATGGGGCTCGAGGTTGACCTTTCAGTTGCAAATGGTTTGATCGACATGTATGCGAAATGTGGGAGCCTCGAGGATGCTCAGAAATTGTTTAAACTTATGAGCAATCCAGATGTCATCTCATGGAGCAGTTTGATTGTGGGGTATGCTCATTTTGGGTATGGGAATGAAGCTCTAGAACTCTTTAGTGATATGCGACATTTAGGCATTAAGCCTAATCATGTGACCTTTGTTGGGGTTCTTTCTGCTTGTAGCCGTGTCGGTTTGGTAGACGAAGGCTTCCGTTACTACAAAGCCATGGTGGCTGAACATGGCATCGTACCAACAAGGGAGCATTGTTCGTGCATGGTTGATTTGCTGGCCCGTGCTGGTCGCTTAAGAGAAGCTGAAAGATTTATTAATCAAATGCCATTTGATCCTGATATTGTAGTGTGGAAGACTCTTCTTTCTGCTTGTAGGACACATGGAGATGTGGAGCTTGGAAAGCGAGCGGCGGAAAATATCTTGAAGTTGGACCCTTCCAATTCAGCAGCTCATGTCTTGCTCTGTAATATCTATGCTTTGAAAGGATATTGGGATGATGCTGCGAGGCTGAGGAAACTGATGAAAAGCAGGGGTGTGAGGAAGCATCCTGGTCAGAGCTGGATCGAGATCAGGGACAAGGTCCATGTGTTTTTAGTAGAAGATAAATCACATCCGGAAGCGAATGAGATATATGGAATGTTAGGGGAACTGCGCTTGCAGATGAGGGAAGCTGGTTACATTCCCACCCAAAAAATAAGCTTTGAACGACTCTTAGCATGA